A genomic region of Phragmites australis chromosome 2, lpPhrAust1.1, whole genome shotgun sequence contains the following coding sequences:
- the LOC133908891 gene encoding frataxin, mitochondrial-like — protein sequence MASRKLLLGLTAGRRLRSRTHQLFSVANLLEASTSHSPAAAVASTQPSGGSPAALLFSLRTISSTRQATQSAGDASGRSAVDHKLIMPEDEFHKLADETIHDLLEKLEEYGDSIQMDGFDIDYGNQVLTLRLGDLGTYVVNKQTPNRQIWLSSLVSGPSRFNWDAATNGWIYKRTRANLVQLLEEEIGELCGTPVELS from the exons atggcgtcgCGTAAGCTTCTCCTGGGCCTCACTGCCGGAAGGCGGCTCCGGTCTCGCACTCACCAGCTCTTCTCGGTCGCCAATCTCCTGGAAGCTAGCACCTCTCACTCCCCCGCGGCCGCCGTTGCCTCGACGCAGCCGTCGGGAGGGTCCCCGGCAGCGCTGCTGTTCTCTTTGAGGACCATCTCGTCGACGCGTCAGGCGACACAGTCCGCCGGAGATGCGTCCGGCCGGTCTGCGGTGGACCACAA GTTGATAATGCCAGAGgatgagtttcataaattagcAGATGAGACGATTCATGATTTGCTTGAAAAACTTGAA GAATACGGTGACTCTATTCAGATGGATGGATTTGATATAGACTACGGG AATCAGGTTTTGACGTTGAGGCTTGGGGATTTGGGGACATATGTTGTAAACAAGCAAACACCAAACAGACAAATCTGGCTATCTTCACTGGTGAG TGGGCCTTCTAGGTTTAATTGGGATGCGGCAACAAATGGTTGGATATACAAGAGGACTAGAGCAAATCTCGTGCAACTTCTGGAGGAGGAGATTGGTGAGCTCTGCGGTACTCCAGTAGAACTTTCATAA
- the LOC133908890 gene encoding universal stress protein PHOS32-like yields MAANHSSGTDMASSSPAPPAPVRLSAAAQAAAIQPSSPRFFFSSLVGTNPASPHRRIAIAVDLSDESAFAVKWAVQNYLRPGDAVVLLHVRPTSVLYGADWGSIPVSVSDEGAGADGEEGASEEELQKKREEDYDAFTSTKAQDLAQPLVDAQIPFKIHVVKDHDMKERLCLEAERLGLSAMIMGSRGFGASRKGGKGRLGSVSDYCVHHCVCPVVVVRYPDDAAGAGGEAAGATDELHTVPEDEPVYHDAPEVHKEN; encoded by the exons ATGGCGGCCAACCACTCCTCCGGCACCGACatggcctcctcctctccgGCGCCCCCGGCGCCGGTGCGGCTTTCCGCGGCGGCGCAGGCGGCCGCGATCCAGCCCTCCTCCCcgcgcttcttcttctcctcgctGGTCGGTACCAACCCGGCCTCCCCGCACCGCCGCATCGCCATCGCCGTCGACCTCTCCGACGAATCCGCCTTCGCCGTCAAGTGGGCCGTGCAGAACTACCTCCGCCCCGGGGACGCCGTCGTGCTGCTCCACGTGCGCCCCACGTCCGTGCTCTACGGCGCGGACTGGGGCTCCATCCCGGTCTCCGTCTCCGACGAGGGCGCCGGCGCGGACGGGGAGGAGGGCGCCTCCGAGGAGGAGCTGCAGAAGAAGCGGGAGGAGGACTACGACGCGTTCACCTCCACCAAGGCGCAGGACCTGGCGCAGCCGCTGGTCGACGCGCAGATCCCCTTTAAGATCCACGTCGTCAAGGATCACGACATGAAGGAGCGCCTCTGCCTCGAGGCCGAGCGCCTGGGCTTGTCCGCTATGATCATGGGAAGCCGCGGTTTCGGCGCCTCGCGCAAGGGCGGGAAGGGGAGGCTTGGGAGTGTTAGTGATTACTGCGTGCATCACTGTGTCTGCCCGGTTGTGGTTGTTCGCTACCCCGATGATGCTGCAGGTGCTGGTGGGGAGGCAGCAGGGGCAACAGATGAGCTGCACACTGTGCCCGAGGATGAACCTGTGTATCACGATGCCCCTGAGGTTCACAAAG AAAACTGA
- the LOC133908889 gene encoding uncharacterized protein LOC133908889, translating to MEEGLVSVDKFGGGSQAYFLTHLHQDHTRGLGAAGGWRHGPLYCSPTTARLLPTRFPGIDASLLRPLAPGASASLSLSSPSSDRPLSLRVTAIPALHCPGSLMYLFRGDLGCMLYTGDFRWELGCDKARRAKQALLDALGGDAVDVLYLDNTYCHPSLNFPPRPIVAEQMVDIIQAHPDHEVIIGVDTLGKEDLLLHISRALKTKIWVWPQRLQTIHLLGIDENHELFTTQTSLTRVRAVPRYSFTIESLEALNTVCPTIGIMPSGIPWLWKSSEGKAKYSGRSPAKSIRCKGRDDGIEMDYDPLSPPKLFEKDSYTLPYSEHACFSELEDFMQTVRPSTVIGIVCSSFCYVNPRHHFRHLFGDNDVHTDRTPVKNKGGDTNNLTPKRRPNGSTTPKERKFRISSSNLYRSKVTMKRKECCGARIDDTEDLIGVA from the exons ATGGAGGAGGGGCTGGTGTCGGTGGACAAGTTCGGCGGCGGTAGCCAGGCCTACTTCCTGACGCACCTCCACCAGGACCACACCCGCGGCCTCGGCGCTGCGGGCGGGTGGCGCCACGGCCCGCTCTACTGCTCCCCGACCACGGCCCGACTCCTCCCCACCCGATTCCCCGGGATCGACGCCTCCCTCCTCCGCCCGCTCGCCCCCGGCGCCTCCgcatccctctccctctcctccccatCCTCCGACCGGCCCCTTTCCCTCCGCGTCACCGCCATCCCCGCCCTCCACTGCCCCG GCTCGCTCATGTACCTCTTTCGCGGGGACCTCGGTTGCATGCTGTACACGGGGGACTTCCGCTGGGAGCTGGGCTGCGACAAGGCGCGGCGGGCGAAGCAGGCGCTCCTCGACGCGCTCGGTGGGGATGCCGTCGACGTGCTCTATCTGGACAACACCTACTGCCATCCGTCGCTCAACTTCCCTCCGCGCCCCATCGTGGCTGAGCAG ATGGTTGATATTATTCAGGCACATCCTGATCATGAAGTTATTATTGGTGTTGACACTCTTGGAAAAGAAGACCTGTTGCTTCATATATCCAGAGCACTAAAAACAAAG ATTTGGGTCTGGCCCCAGCGCCTGCAGACAATACACCTTCTAGGCATTGATGAAAACCACGAGCTCTTTACCACACAGACCAGTTTGACTAGGGTCCGTGCTGTTCCAAGATACAGTTTCACCATCGAGAGTCTTGAAGCTTTGAACACAGTGTGCCCCACTATAGGAATCATGCCTTCTGGTATTCCTTGGCTTTGGAAAAGCAGCGAAGGAAAGGCTAAGTACAGCGGTAGGTCACCAGCAAAGTCTATCAGGTGCAAAGGGCGAGATGATGGCATAGAGATGGATTATGATCCCTTATCACCACCAAAGCTATTTGAGAAGGATTCTTACACTTTGCCATACTCCGAGCACGCTTGTTTTTCAGAGTTAGAGGATTTTATGCAAACAGTGCGACCATCAACGGTCATAGGAATCGTCTGCTCATCGTTCTGTTATGTAAATCCTCGCCACCACTTCAGGCATCTTTTTGGGGACAATGATGTTCATACCGACAGGACGCCTGTAAAGAACAAGGGTGGAGATACAAATAACTTGACACCAAAGAGAAGGCCAAATGGTTCAACGACTCCGAAAGAAAGGAAGTTCAGGATCTCCAGTTCAAATCTGTATAGAAGCAAAGTTACAATGAAACGGAAGGAGTGCTGCGGTGCAAGGATTGATGATACTGAAGACCTTATCGGTGTCGCCTGA
- the LOC133908892 gene encoding calcium-binding protein PBP1-like — protein MGADKGSAVQFEDFLPSMARKLGVEGLIQELCKGFQLLMDPRTGKITFQSLKRNATRLGLGELRDNELSEMMREGDLDGDGALDQMEFCILMVRLSPELMEEESHMMFQY, from the coding sequence ATGGGTGCAGACAAGGGCTCCGCCGTGCAGTTTGAAGACTTCCTGCCATCGATGGCGAGGAAGCTCGGTGTTGAGGGGCTGATTCAGGAGCTCTGCAAGGGGTTCCAGCTGCTCATGGACCCCAGGACAGGCAAGATTACCTTCCAGAGCCTGAAGAGGAATGCAACCAGGCTCGGGCTTGGTGAGCTCAGGGACAACGAGCTTTCGGAGATGATGAGGGAAGGGGACCTGGACGGGGACGGGGCGCTGGATCAGATGGAGTTCTGCATTCTCATGGTCAGATTGAGCCCAGAGCTGATGGAAGAAGAGTCACACATGATGTTTCAATATTAA